The sequence CTGGTAATCAGACAAATTAAGTGGTCATCAAACTCTGGAGCGACACCTTTCATTTCATGTCTCTATAAGTAATCGGAAAACCATACCTGAAACAAAAGTATACAAATCATCGGCATTACCTTGTGGTTGAAGATGGTAATATTAGATTGTTGTTAGCTGCACTCATAGTGCGGCTGTTTTTTGGGCAATAGAGGCATACTGGTTAGATTGCCTAAGTGCTAGGCCCAAGGCATGGAAGCATTGCAGATTAGGATTCGAGGGACCGAAAATTTACAGCCCTGAGCTGACTATAAAAAGAGGTTACTATGTCATTATTCGTTGACAATGCGATTGCTGGTTGGATTCAAAAAGCGGAAAAAAGTGGTGAGCTAAAGAATAATGCTTACCGAGGCAAAGCCATCGATAATGATGAGTACTTTCAAACACCTGCTGAACACCGTCTAGGTATGAAAATTCTTAAGGACGCCAACTGCGTCCCTCCTGCTGTTGAAGTAATGAAGAAGATTGAAGCCAAAAGAGAAGAGCTCGACAA comes from Vibrio astriarenae and encodes:
- a CDS encoding DnaJ family domain-containing protein, whose product is MSLFVDNAIAGWIQKAEKSGELKNNAYRGKAIDNDEYFQTPAEHRLGMKILKDANCVPPAVEVMKKIEAKREELDKATDPSEVAQLEADIRALELKKNLLVETQ